A genomic segment from Peromyscus maniculatus bairdii isolate BWxNUB_F1_BW_parent chromosome 11, HU_Pman_BW_mat_3.1, whole genome shotgun sequence encodes:
- the Tmem185b gene encoding transmembrane protein 185B, giving the protein MNPRGLFQDFNPSKFLIYACLLLFSVLLPLRLDGIIQWSYWAVFAPIWLWKLLVIVGASVGAGVWARNPRYRTEGEACVEFKAMLIAVGIHLLLLMFEILVCDRVERGTHFWLLVFMPLFFVSPVSVAACVWGFRHDRSLELEILCSVNILQFIFIALKLDRIIHWPWLVVFVPLWILMSFLCLVVLYYIVWSLLFLRSLDVVAEQRRTHVTMAISWITIVVPLLTFEVLLVHRLDDHNTFSYISIFTPLWLSLLTLMATTFRRKGGNHWWFGIRRDFCQFLLEVFPFLREYGNISYDLHHEDREDAEDSSVSEAPKIAPMFGKKARVVITQSPGKYIPPPPKLNIDMPD; this is encoded by the coding sequence ATGAACCCCAGGGGCCTGTTCCAGGACTTCAACCCCAGTAAGTTCCTCATCTATGCCTGTTTGCTGCTCTTCTCTGTGCTGCTGCCCCTGCGCCTGGACGGCATCATCCAGTGGAGCTACTGGGCGGTCTTCGCCCCCATCTGGCTGTGGAAGCTCCTGGTCATCGTGGGCGCCTCAGTGGGTGCGGGTGTGTGGGCACGCAACCCTCGCTACCGTACGGAGGGTGAAGCCTGCGtggagttcaaagccatgctgATTGCCGTGGGcatccacctgctgctgctcatGTTTGAGATCCTGGTCTGCGACAGGGTGGAGAGGGGCACCCACTTCTGGCTGCTGGTCTTCATGCCGCTCTTCTTCGTTTCCCCCGTGTCCGTGGCTGCCTGCGTCTGGGGCTTCCGACATGACAGGTCCTTGGAGCTGGAGATCCTGTGCTCTGTCAACATCCTGCAGTTCATTTTCATCGCCTTGAAGCTGGACAGGATTATCCACTGGCCGTGGCTGGTGGTGTTCGTGCCCCTGTGGATCCTCATGTCCTTCCTCTGCCTGGTGGTTCTCTACTACATCGTGTGGTCCCTCCTGTTCCTGCGGTCCCTGGATGTGGTTGCTGAGCAGCGAAGAACACATGTGACCATGGCCATCAGCTGGATCACCATCGTCGTACCCCTGCTCACCTTTGAGGTCCTGCTGGTTCACAGACTGGATGACCACAATACGTTCTCGTACATTTCCATATTCACCCCGCTTTGGCTCTCATTACTGACTTTGATGGCTACGACGTTTAGGCGGAAAGGGGGCAATCATTGGTGGTTTGGTATTCGCAGGGATTTCTGTCAGTTTCTACTTGAAGTTTTCCCGTTTTTAAGAGAATATGGGAATATCTCTTACGATCTGCATCACGAGGACCGTGAAGATGCCGAAGACTCATCGGTTTCAGAAGCTCCGAAAATTGCTCCCATGTTCGGAAAGAAGGCCAGGGTAGTTATAACACAGAGTCCTGGAAAGTAcattcctccacctcccaagctaAACATTGATATGCCAGACTAA